The window TAGGCCAAAACACATGTTTTTACATGCGACGATGAGTCGTCGTCGTGATTTTGGATTGGTCTCTACCAAGCCACAAACGTGGTAGTCTAGCTGCCAGTACCAGTAGGGTAGGTTCCAGTTTCCACCGACTGAATCTGAATTCTTTCGGAGAAATTCTGTGCAAAACCAGCTGAAAAATCGATATCGTCTCCGATTTCTTTGAACAGAGGAAGGttctgattctttttttttttttggcttttgaAACGTGGTTAGTGGCTGATGTTGAGGGGTCGGAATTTCCCGTACTGGAAACAGTTGAGGTGTTGCTGATTAGGTGGTTCGTTGGGAGAtcctttttattaaaaaagaagTGGACAGATTAGTGGTTTGGTCCAAGCTCCATGGCGATGATTGCCTGAACAgctgagagaggagagaggaattTCCGTCCACTCCACGTCTTTTTTTCTCTGATTTATTTGTGGTAGCAGTGACCTCGCGTGGTTGTTGGCACGCACCAGCTCGCATCCTAGCTTGCAGCCACACAACGACGCACGTTGCTACTGCAAAATCatgctcatcatcatcatcgcagTGGCACGATCCTGGAATCCAAGTTGCGATGCTTCTTCAAGCAGATGAAAGaatgggggaaaagagagagagagagagagagattagagcaAGTGTGTCTGCCACATGGATGATCTGAAGATCAGAAAATTCAGGAAGTGAGGTTCCACTAATGTTTGTTTTCGCAATGCGTTTTTGGACAAGGCATTATTGCAATTAGGAACCTGGCAGGTCAAAGGCTTTTGGGTGAGGCGAACATGGGCATTGGCAATTTAGGCTTATGCGTCTAGTATGCGTGTGTTCGGTAGTGGGCTTATAGTTGGACATGACATCAAGCAAAGGAGAAGTGGCAGCTTATCCTGACCGTATCTTATCTCAGTTCTCACCATGTGGATGTCATGTCCATTGTTCACAACTTATTTTTTCTGAAGATTTCTTCTTTTGAGGACTTGTTCTGAACCTGTTTCTCTGAAGAACTGTTCTGAACTTGTTTCTCTGAAGAACTGTTCTGAACTTGTTTCTCTGAAGAACTGTTCTGAACTTCTAATTGATTGGATATTTAGTTGGCATAGTCAAACCTGTACTACTTACATGGTACACAATAAATTATGTCTACTGGTTTTAAAATGGTTGATGTTGTCATGCGGGCCAGGAGACAGCTGGTACCGGTTAATTAGAACgagatgttttctttttctaagcCTTTCCTTTCAAGTTCCTTTCAGAAGTTTGTTAGGTTCTAGTTTACCTATCAACGGATCATTGGTTGGTATCTGCTTGGCGTGCAAAGTGGAGATCACATCAATTTCAGTCGCCAGCCATGCTTCAGTTCTCCTGCATCTTTCTGTTCATCAACCACTACTATAATGAaacccaaaccaaaccaaacaccCAAAGCTTAGCTAGTCTTCTAGTATTAATCAATACCACACCATCATGTGAAGCAAGTGTCACCATCACATAATGCAGGATTAGCATGGACATGGCATCTCAAGTACCAAGTTGAATAAGGAGGTATCCAATTAGCACTGCTGCATCTCAGAAAGCATTGCACAATTCATAGTTAGAACAGGCCAAATGAGTGGTCCATCAACCTAATTGCTGTCACTGGCTTGGAAATGTTTGGTGGCCCATCATGTGAAATTGTGAACAAGAAAAGCCACAGTTGGGTGACTGCTCCAGTTGCTCAAAGTCCAGCCTGAAAATCAATCAAAGAAAGATGGCAATGGCGTCACAAGTCAATCCTAACCTTTGTCCCATTAAATTTGAAGAGTCTATCTGACCAAACCAAACTCTAGTTGGTACAGTAGGTACAAATCCCAAGACTCTTTGGTTTGGTTGATGGATGCAGCCGCCAGCATCCTGGATATCTTTGTGAagtttttacctttttttttactttgaataAAACTTAGAATTCTACCAGTGCTGCAAAAACaacagaaaattcagaaaatgATTGCCACTTCAATGCTGGCACCAAACAAGAATCACCTGAAAAATAAGTTCAGTACCCTGCCAATTGCCATGTGCATGTACACATCTGAAAACCAATGACTCTCCTTGACGTTAACAGTTACAGCTTAGCTCTGCCATGTGCGTGCATGCACTGATGCAAAGCTGGATCCGATGTTTCCTTTGGATTATTTGATCTGCAGTACAGAATTTTGTCACCACTGAAACTGTCTTCTCCTTCAGAAACAGCAGGAAATGATTCTTGGCCGTACTGACGAGCTGTGGGGAATTTTGCAGGCTATCTGAATGATCCTGAGGCGACCAAGAACACCATCGACGAGGACGGGTGGCTGCACACCGGAGACATCGGcttcgtcgacgacgacgacgagatctTCATCGTGGACAGGCTCAAGGAGATCATCAAGTACAAGGGGTTCCAGGTGCCACCGGCCGAGCTGGAGGCGCTGCTCATCACTCACCCGGAGATCaaggacgccgccgtcgtctcgtGAGTCCATCTCTGATGAAATTCGCCATTGATTAATCGCGAGAGAATGTAGTGAACTGTCACTGATTCAGTTGCTGGTGAAACTTGTTTTCAGGATGAAGGATGATCTTGCCGGTGAAGTGCCAGTCGCCTTCATTGTCCGGACAGAAGGCTCAGAAATCACCGAGGATGAGATCAAGAAATTCGTTGCAAAAGAGGTACTAATCACATGCAAATGACAGCAACAAGGATTCTGATTTaaatcttgctaaaatttttcTGACACGTTTGCAACAGGTGGTGTTCTACAAGAGGATCAACAAGGTGTTCTTCACCGATTCCATCCCCAAGAACCCTTCCGGCAAGATCCTCAGGAAGGACTTGAGAGCCAggctcgccgccggcatccccgacgccgtcgccgccgccgccgccgatgcgccCAAAAGCAGCTAAGGCCAACGCCGACGTTTTCTCTATTTTCAGTCACACAaccggtgaaaaaaaaatgcagagatATGATGTTGCTGTCCATGAAAATGGAGGCAGAAATGGAGCAGAGGAAGTTTATAGTTTGGTTTGTTGGTTGGTTGATGCTGCTGCAGCAGCTTGTGCAATGTTCATAAAATGGcattaataatattattattattattatacataGATGATGTATTGTTTTTGACCATAAGAACAAGGCTGATTACAAAATAATACAGTGTATTAATTACGCCCTGTTTCTCTCTACTTTGGAGATTCCAGATGCTTCCTTTTACACTTGGCCTAGTTTCGGACCAAAAAAATGGGTGAAATTTGATTGCATTTGAGTGGCATTTCAGGGAGAAAATTATTTTCTGGAACATATGCTTTTGAAAAAGGCCCCAGTATTTGAGTATTTCAACCTCAAAATGGAGCTGGCCCACTATATTTCACGTGAAGCCCAAGAGACATCGAGGCCCATGTAAGGCACAGTAAACGGGCCATTTCGAAGGGAAAGCCTCACGGTCGTTGGCCTCGTTTGGTTTCATGGCCATACCATTTGTGCAACAATTGGCTAACCATTTTCCAAACAAAATTCAGTTTTGAAGAACAAATACCTGCAAAAATTTCACCTCCCTCCATTTTTCATATAACCGAAATCTATGATAAGGCAATAGGCAGACTATTGATTTGTCTATAGTTAGGGCTACATAGTTTGTGAATGTTCTTTTCAAATTATGCAACAGATTATTTGCTTCACAttcaaaaaatatgtttttttcaaaaaaaaatagagacttTCTTCCACTGGGTAGTGTTTGAATATCCTGaaaataaagatgaagataaagattaagtgtttcacgtaaaatgaggtggtaataatatgtgattaattgagtaactcttacaaacttgaaaaatgaattaatctgatagtttagaacaactttcacataaaaagttttcgcacgaaacacaccgtttaacagtttgaaaagcgtgtcatTTTAATACAAAATTTCATCCACTCTTTTCAGTGGATTCGAACGGGGCCTCGTGAATTGATAAGACCAAGTAATCTGTTAAGTTTCTTTctcaaaatttttaatttatctataaaaCTAAATAGATAATCCGTGACTCTTAAATTCTTAATAATCTACAATAAACTGGGTATGGTAGATTGGTAGGTAGCTAGTCGAGGAATCAGGACTTCTTCTGTCACCTATTTATTTCTCTAGTCAAAGGTTTGCTATCTATCACCTATTTTATTTCTCTTCCTTTCGATTGTATATGATCTATGTAGTGAAAGTGAGATCAAAAAACAAAATTGGAGTtcataacttttttatttttgctcttCCATTATCTGAAAACTTACATAGTCTGCAATGTCAGACGTTGCTAAAAAGCAGCCATACGTAGCTTCAAATTACATATGTACTTGCTGGCCTCCTATAGCTAGTAGCTATAATTCTGAGATGTATCTGAACATACTTATATTCAGATTCATCTCTATCTCTAGAATTAGAGATTTCTAGTGCGGAGAGGTAGCTAGTACTGCCGCGCGCGGGCAgctgcggcggtggccggccggcgagtAGAGGCggaagaggcggcgggcggagaaGGCGGAGAGGACGGccatgccggcggcggcgaggaagctgCAGAgcatgccggcggcggcctgctCGCAGAAGCGGGTGTAGATGTTGCAGAGCTTGCTCCACTGCAAGGCCTCCACGCCGATCAGCCCCACCATACACGcctgcagcgccgccgccgtgctcgcgaACACCACGTACGCGCATCCCTGCGTGCATCACCAAATCGATCACAATGGgaagaaacaaaacaaactCATGATCAATTACAAATCGCTATTatgctggtttttttttctagctagctagctaccacttGACCAACAAGTTGGATTCTTAATTAATTTTACTGCAAGAGTTTTCCACCATGGAACTTGAAGtcaagtactacctccatcgtGCTATAATATAAACTTTTAGCGTTGACACGagtattaataaaatatttaaaattcaATAAGAAAATATTGTGAGTGGTCGATAAGTAGAAGCCTACGAGAAAATCGAATGGTGAAAAGTTATGTTTGGTTGAAAAGATAACATTGATCGAGACgtcattatattttaagataaattatatttcctccgtcttaaaatataagaatctagaaCTGGACGAGACATTTCCTAGACAGAGAATTGTTCTATCCGATTTTAGGTTCTTGTATTTGTATTTTAGAACCGATTTTAGGTTCTTGTATttgtattttagaacggagagagtaaggaTGGAttgaataaaatatattttgaagaaAAGATCGATGTGGActagaagctttttttttctgcatttaATTATAATGAGTACTAATTAATaaagaagacgaagacgacGGCAGGTAGAGGGCGCTTTGCTATCTAATTATCTATATATCGCGATAATTCCAGATGATATGATATTGCGCATTAATGGAAACAGTTGGGAGAACCAGCCATTTGCTCAATCACCCTGTTCCTTCTTTTCTGGAGTCCTCAGCCTCACTCATGTTCGACGCATGTGTTCCACTGTTTCATCCCTATCTTGACGATCTTAACTTCAAGAGGATCGCATCATATCATGCGTTACATCCGATGACAACGACTCACCTTGTCGAGCAGGAAAGATGTCCACGCCACCGCCAtggcgccggcgtcgccggaggaggagcagtACATGCACCTGACGAGCTGCGCGAATTggtaccccgccgccgccgccgccgccacggtgAGCACCCTGCAGATGCCGCGAGTGTGTGCATGAGTCGATCGATCGGTCTCCGCCATGGAAGGCGCCATGGATGCACGGAGCTATACGTACCAGAGGGCTTGGACGTCCTTGGCGACGGCGGTCTTGCGGACGAAGAGCACCGTCTTGGTCTCGGCGCTGAACCcgaggagcagcgccgccgtcgccgccatcaccacGCACCCGCCGCGCAGGAGCCTCTCCGCCCTCACCAcccccggcaccgccgccgccgccgtcgtcgccgccatggctgcAGGATCGGACAGCGACTAGCtatgctcgatcgatcgatcgatcggaggTTGGTGGCGTGGCGCCGTTGGCAATGGCCAATGGCAATGGCGTCGTCGCGGCTCACTAGCTATATAGGCGCGAGACGCGTGCGCCATGGGCGAACGGCGCAGGGCCGATCCGCGCGCATACGTGGCGAGATCTGGGTCGCACGTACGTTAGGAAGTCGTGCGTTGCAGAGGCTTTTGCAGCTGTTGCCTGTTGGtaaggtggggcccacttgccaGCGAGGCTATTCATTCATAAAAGCTTTAATTGTGGCCGGTTTTCTTTATGTAGTGCTCACTCCATGTCATCGTATTGCAAGACGCTTTGATTTTTAGaccagtaattttttttaagattttaacAAGATTATAcgaaaaatataagtatttttaacataaaaaatatattatcaaaatatattcaattttagAATCAAACTAATTTTGTTTTAGATGTTTGCTAAACTTTTTTATgatttggtcaaaattaaaaatatttgattaggaaaaaagtAAAAGCGACTTAGTCTGCGTTCGGGAGTGAGAGTTCCCTCACTCTCtggcacgaaaaacggagcagcgattagcgcgtgattaattaagtatttgctattttttttcaaaaatagattaatatgattttttaagcaactttcgtatagaatttttttttttgcaaaaaatacatcgtttagcagtttgaaaagcgtgcgtgcggaaaagAGGGAAGCTGGGAACCTTTAGTATCGATCGCAGCCTTATAGTATGAAAAAGATGGAAAGGGATGGAGTATGCAAACAGTTAGCCAGCTAGAGACCTTAATTATGGCTTCAAAAATAATACTTAAATGTATAAATATAGTATGTGAGTGATCAATCGATGTCGAAGGTCTAAATTATATGAGATGATAAGTATAATAATTTCCTCAAAAAACACGCAATAGGTTTTAGCGGTAATTAGGGAGAAGTAGAAAGTTTTGAAAAGGAATTGGATATGGTGGTGACTTGATAATCTGAGCATGTTGGGTAAGGCAATGGAGCCATCTGGACTATAATCTGCTTTTCTCACATTGACTAGTCAGGTAACCTTCTATGGCTGCAGACTTCAATGGTGATCACTCATAAAAGCTTCAACCGTCAGGAATGCGATGGGTTGCCAGCAAATCCAACGTCAACTACACATACGTATTCTTCGAATAAAAATGTTCAACCTCACCTAAGGTTTATTGGAAACTTTTGATGGCTGTagcttttttaaaaactttttcaaaCAGTATAAGTATTTTATCTAAATTCTAAGATGCTGCCGTTGTAGTTGTCGAGTTGAAAAAATGTACTATAAATTAATCATAATATGGTTTTCTCATATTCTCGCTAGCTGGATTATAACTAACTGCTTGCTAGAATCTAAAGTTCCCAAACAGATCATAGTACGTTGTGATatgaaattgaaaagaaattagTTATTTCTCATTGATTAATTGTAGGAGAGGGGAAATTGATAATATTCAATTAATCACCACATATAGCACTCTATAGATCAGTTTATTGGTAGTACATACTACTCcccccgtcccataatataagggattttaagtttttgtttgtaacgtttgaccactcgtcttattcaaaaatttttaaaattattatttattttatttgtgacttactttattatctacagtactttaagcataactttttattttttatatttgcgaaaaaattttgaataagacgagtggtcaaacgttgtaaataaaaactcaaaatcccttatattgtggaacGGATGAAGTACTATATAGTACCTTTTCATTTTCCAGCTGCTAAACATAACAGTGCGCACGTTTAAGTTATACTCCACATCATGTCGATTTCTTGCATTTATTGATGAGATGATCGGTCAAGTAGATATTGGAGTTCTGGCCGGATGGAAGTTGTAAGTTCATCTCACATCTTGTATGTGAAGATTCTCTTGATGAGTAATGAAATTCCCTTTgccccaaaaagaaaaatagatatTGGAGTAGATCGATCTACTACTGTACTGGCAGATGCTTGCTTTGTTTCTTCTTtcgtttaaagaaaaaaaaaagcaaaagttTCTCCTATTGTAATCCATGTCAGGATGCCATTATTTTAGTCAACATTATTATGCTTTAAACAATTTCAGTTAACATTAAATCAGGTGCTCACTTACCCCTCCGGTTTTTCAATACGTTTGACTTTATCATTAGTactactttaagcatgattcaTATTTTCATATTGACACTaagttttaaataaaacgaatataTCAAAAGCTAATAGCGTCATTTTACGTTTTTGTTGCATAGAGAAGCAAGATCTACTAGattaaaagagagagagagaagaaagatctAGGACTAGCCTGTGTGCCAAATGTTACCTCcattcaaagttttttttcggAGAACCTCAATCCAAAGTTTGAACTAGTGCTAATCAATCTACTTGCATCTACTCCTAGATCCCAACTGTCCAATTATTGCATCGTTTCTTTAATTTAGGCCTCTCCCTTCGTGTACGTGTTTGTACTCTTCTCCATCTATTATTTGGATGACACAAAACAGCTGGGTCAAAGGATTTTCAGAAGATTTGTTTATGAATTAAattggtttttttaataaaaatcctataaaattcacGTGTTCTAATTTCTAAATAATGGAGGGAATTTGACTTGACGACCTCCTCATTTTTCAGTGAGAGGGGTTGTGATTTGTGAAAAACAAGAGACATCAAGCAAATACTTCCATTTCGAGTTATGACTTATGAAACGATCTAGCCAGTGCAAATATATGGCCCTTCCATAAGGACCAATTTGACATTAACTTCTTTGCTGAACATTTCACATTAATGCAAGCAAAGGGAAGCAGGAGTATGAACTGAGCATACCTTATCTGGTTAGCTACCTTATCATGAAATCTATTAATCTGAATTTAAGTCCTAGGTAAACACACTTACAACTATTGTTCTTTCAGCGATTCTCTGTCGTAACTCCGTCGAAATATGTTAGATCAATTTCTTAGAACCAATCGCTACTGGCACTGCAGTTGATGAATGTCGCTACTCTGTAGTAACTTTATCCATCCAAATTCCGTTCCACAGCATAAGAAATTTTGGATGGATAAGACACATTCTAAACAATTCGTAGTATTCAGATGTATTATATCTATTTAAAATTGTTTATAtcttagaacggagggagttcgcTTGAACAAATCACCAGCTCTTCCAGCACTTGGAAGGACCAAAAGGGAGAGTAATTAGAGACTTTGTGCGCAGCAAAATCGTCATCAGTGATTTGTCGTGTCCGTTGATCATCCATTGTGTTCTGCACCATGAGATTCACAAAACGGTGGTGATTGCTGAAACATAAGCTGACCCCAAGCAGAGATTACACCGTCTCAATTAAGGCCCTATTtaattcagcttaggattattataatctagattattaggagtaagctgaaacaaacaagtagattattatgctagattattataatctataagccagattactataatccaataatctcctctagtggagctttttctagattattgagtggctaaagacccactacccttagatgcctctaataatccagataaacaaacaactcgtagcttattttatatcagcttattataatccagcttagagtaatctgatttaataatctagattacaataattttaagctgaaacaaacaggaccGCGGTCGGAGAATTGAACTCCGTCGTCATCACTCGTCAGGGAGCCTCGCCCAGCTCATCCAACGGCCAACGCCGGCCTAAACTGAAACCGGCTAACGGTGATTAAAGGACTTGATGGAACACCAAGCTTCTTTCCGCATAAAAGGACTAGTTAATTACTATGATGGCAACTGAAAGTGAAGGCGAGGACAGGGCGCAATCTGGCGATAATTCTGTATTTATATGATGCAGCATTGCCCCATTCTGCCGCTCGAATCTCATGCTCCCATCTTTTCAGGGCTCATGTGCGGCGTGCCATGCAGGAATTTTGTTGGATTTTATGGATCAATTCAATCCCCGCGGAATttcttacttcctccgtttaggaatataagaattttttaGTATAGTGTCAAATCaaccatttttaactttaactattaatagaaaaaaatatcaatcatgtaaaattgatgttactagatttattatcATTAGtcaaactattataatatgcaactattttatttaaaacattttatttttatagatattgttggtcatgTCGAagttaaaaaatacttatattttaggatggaggaggTAGAAAAGAACCCCCATCTCGTAGCAAACTAACCTATGAAATATACGACTCTTTCGTATGAACCTCCAGTCACATTGTTGCCAACGTACCAGATCAAATTCTAAACATTGCAAAAATAGATGTCCTACAGGTAACACATCGGCCATACACATACTATCCGCGTTAATTCACATTGTTTTGTTTATAATCTGCACAATCTATAACAAACGAGGAAAATAAAATGGTACGCAAACATTTCAGATGTTTTTACAACAAAGCAGAACTACCCGCTGTACATAATCGGTTGGTTTGTTTCAATGCCTTTCAAGGCAGCATGAGTCCCAAAACCTAGTTTAGAGCATCTGATGGTATTAACATTTCAACATTAATAGCATCTAACGGTAGCCAATACACGCTTAACATGTTGTTAATCATCCAGCTCAACAAGCTGCGCCCTTCTTTCGGCAGCTTTCTTCCTGACGAAAATCCCCCATCTCATGGCGGCCTTTATCTTGAGCCACCCAACAACAGCTTTCCCAGATGAACGGGTGCGCTCACCTTCGAACCCAAGGTTTGGTAATGGAGATGGCATGTACGTCGGGAAGCCGAAGGCGTCTTCCTGCAAACTGGTAGACGCTCCACCCATGCTGAAGACCCTGAGCAGCTGCTGCATGTCTTCGCTCTCGAGCATTTGGTGGCTTTTCATGCGAATATCTTCGGTGAAGTCATCAGCGAACTGACCGTTTTGACTTCGAGTCCAATCATCATAGCCAACATTTGCTGGCTGAATCGACTGACTCTGTGAAATTGCTTGTTGCAATTGGCCTAGTTCCAGGCCCATGCCATCATTTCCGGTTTCTTGATTATCAGACCCCATCAACATACTAGGCGGTAAAAATGAAAAGGTGTCATCGTATGGCACAGGGACATTGGCAGATGTACTTTGAAGTTGAGATGGCTGTGTAGCTGCTTGGTTGCCATCATACCCTATGGAATCAGTTCCAGTTCCACTTCCTCCTGAAATGAATGAAACTAGCATGGTGTTCAGAGACTCTTCTATAGTGACAAATCACGCGCCCTATAGTTCATCTGTTTATTCTAAAAGTGTAAGCAACGTTTTAGGGTTTCAACCATATTAATTACTACCACCCCATCCccaaatataagggattctagAGTCTTTTGGAGATTAAGGATGAGAGAAAAAGACGATGATGCCCCTCAATAAATGAGGGGGAGTTGGGGAGCGGGAGGGTGGTTAAGGTAGGATTGGGTGAAAATTAAATGAGGGGTGATTGGATGGGACAGGTAGTACtacaaaatcccttatattcgGGGACAAAATTTGAATTATTCGATGTCTTATATTtggggacggagagagtatatttcTAGCTGTCAACTAAAATAAC of the Oryza sativa Japonica Group chromosome 2, ASM3414082v1 genome contains:
- the LOC4328486 gene encoding cASP-like protein 2C2, whose translation is MAATTAAAAVPGVVRAERLLRGGCVVMAATAALLLGFSAETKTVLFVRKTAVAKDVQALWVLTVAAAAAAGYQFAQLVRCMYCSSSGDAGAMAVAWTSFLLDKGCAYVVFASTAAALQACMVGLIGVEALQWSKLCNIYTRFCEQAAAGMLCSFLAAAGMAVLSAFSARRLFRLYSPAGHRRSCPRAAVLATSPH